A genome region from Ctenopharyngodon idella isolate HZGC_01 chromosome 5, HZGC01, whole genome shotgun sequence includes the following:
- the slc14a2 gene encoding urea transporter 2 isoform X2: MLYLKAVPHFCRTSTSQYSSAQNTKELQPLMANPVQETTEQKKQQLQGPEKPNSHQKFKAKITQCLSYITGDMAAFGEWMKGQFILLQILDWVLRGAAQVMFVNNPLSGLIIFAGLILQNRWWAINGFVGTLFATISALILCQNRGAIAAGLYGYNGILVGLLMAVFSDAGDWYWWLLLPNIFMSMACPIVSSALASINSRWDLPVFTLPFNILVCLHMVATGHYNQHFPQILIQPRTSLYNMTWSELDYAKLFCSIPVGIGQVYGCDNAWTGGIFMIALFISSPITFVHATIGSAVGMVSGLALAAPFENIYFGQWGYNCVLACIAIGGMFYALTWQTHLLAVVCAFFCAYLGSAIANVMSTFGLPACTWPFCLSALTFLLITTETKNIHKLPLAKVTYPEKNLIYFWKMKKEERNDKQREKQEKMQVKDVESQLKKEEIIVAMEKKEHPDVFTVEVRQEETTQSRTNKNSEATELHLTQL, translated from the exons atgcttTATTTGAAGGCTGTCCCACATTTCTGCAGAACTTCCACTTCACAGTATTCCAGTGCTCAAAACACAAAG GAGCTACAACCACTCATGGCAAATCCAGTCCAAGAAACTACAGAGCAGAAGAAACAGCAGCTGCAGGGACCCGAGAAGCCAAATTCACATCAGAAGTTTAAAGCAAAGATCACCCAATGCCTCTCTTACATTACTGGAGACATGGCTGCATTCGGTGAATGGATGAAAG GTCAATTTATCTTGCTCCAGATTCTGGACTGGGTGCTGCGTGGAGCAGCTCAGGTGATGTTTGTGAACAACCCTCTCAGTGGACTGATCATCTTTGCTGGACTGATCCTTCAGAACAGATGGTGGGCAATCAATGGTTTTGTTGGCACTTTGTTTGCTACGATTTCTGCACTCATCCTCTGTCAGAACAG AGGAGCTATCGCAGCTGGCCTGTATGGATATAACGGCATCTTGGTTGGCCTCCTGATGGCGGTTTTCTCTGATGCAGGAGATTGGTACTGGTGGCTGCTTCTTCCCAACATCTTCATGTCAATGGCATG TCCTATAGTGTCCAGTGCCTTGGCTTCCATCAACAGTCGGTGGGACCTGCCAGTTTTCACCCTGCCTTTTAACATACTAGTGTGCCTTCATATGGTGGCTACAGGCCACTACAATCAACACTTCCCACAGATTCTCATCCAGCCACGCACATCCTTGTATAACATGACATGGTCCGAGCTGGATTATGCTAAG cttttCTGCTCAATCCCTGTGGGTATTGGACAGGTATATGGATGTGACAATGCTTGGACAGGAGGGATATTTATGATTGCCTTGTTCATTTCCTCACCCATAACATTTGTACATGCAACTATTGGATCAGCAGTTGGTATGGTGTCAG GTCTTGCTCTTGCTGCACCATTCGAGAACATCTACTTTGGCCAGTGGGGTTATAACTGTGTTTTGGCCTGCATTGCCATTGGTGGGATGTTCTATGCTCTCACATGGCAGACACATCTTCTGGCTGTGGTCTGTG CATTCTTCTGTGCATATCTCGGCTCGGCAATTGCAAATGTGATGTCTACT TTTGGACTCCCAGCATGTACCTGGCCCTTCTGTCTTTCTGCCCTTACTTTCCTTTTGATCACTACGGAGacaaaaaacattcataaactGCCTCTTGCTAAAGTCACCTACCCTGAAAAAAACCTGATATACTTCTGGAAGATGAAGAAAGAGGAAAGAAATGACAAACAAAGGGAAAAACAAGAGAAGATGCAAGTGAAAGATGTAGAATCA
- the slc14a2 gene encoding urea transporter 2 isoform X1 produces the protein MPETQLTKAVPHFCRTSTSQYSSAQNTKELQPLMANPVQETTEQKKQQLQGPEKPNSHQKFKAKITQCLSYITGDMAAFGEWMKGQFILLQILDWVLRGAAQVMFVNNPLSGLIIFAGLILQNRWWAINGFVGTLFATISALILCQNRGAIAAGLYGYNGILVGLLMAVFSDAGDWYWWLLLPNIFMSMACPIVSSALASINSRWDLPVFTLPFNILVCLHMVATGHYNQHFPQILIQPRTSLYNMTWSELDYAKLFCSIPVGIGQVYGCDNAWTGGIFMIALFISSPITFVHATIGSAVGMVSGLALAAPFENIYFGQWGYNCVLACIAIGGMFYALTWQTHLLAVVCAFFCAYLGSAIANVMSTFGLPACTWPFCLSALTFLLITTETKNIHKLPLAKVTYPEKNLIYFWKMKKEERNDKQREKQEKMQVKDVESQLKKEEIIVAMEKKEHPDVFTVEVRQEETTQSRTNKNSEATELHLTQL, from the exons ATGCCTGAAACACAACTAACTAAG GCTGTCCCACATTTCTGCAGAACTTCCACTTCACAGTATTCCAGTGCTCAAAACACAAAG GAGCTACAACCACTCATGGCAAATCCAGTCCAAGAAACTACAGAGCAGAAGAAACAGCAGCTGCAGGGACCCGAGAAGCCAAATTCACATCAGAAGTTTAAAGCAAAGATCACCCAATGCCTCTCTTACATTACTGGAGACATGGCTGCATTCGGTGAATGGATGAAAG GTCAATTTATCTTGCTCCAGATTCTGGACTGGGTGCTGCGTGGAGCAGCTCAGGTGATGTTTGTGAACAACCCTCTCAGTGGACTGATCATCTTTGCTGGACTGATCCTTCAGAACAGATGGTGGGCAATCAATGGTTTTGTTGGCACTTTGTTTGCTACGATTTCTGCACTCATCCTCTGTCAGAACAG AGGAGCTATCGCAGCTGGCCTGTATGGATATAACGGCATCTTGGTTGGCCTCCTGATGGCGGTTTTCTCTGATGCAGGAGATTGGTACTGGTGGCTGCTTCTTCCCAACATCTTCATGTCAATGGCATG TCCTATAGTGTCCAGTGCCTTGGCTTCCATCAACAGTCGGTGGGACCTGCCAGTTTTCACCCTGCCTTTTAACATACTAGTGTGCCTTCATATGGTGGCTACAGGCCACTACAATCAACACTTCCCACAGATTCTCATCCAGCCACGCACATCCTTGTATAACATGACATGGTCCGAGCTGGATTATGCTAAG cttttCTGCTCAATCCCTGTGGGTATTGGACAGGTATATGGATGTGACAATGCTTGGACAGGAGGGATATTTATGATTGCCTTGTTCATTTCCTCACCCATAACATTTGTACATGCAACTATTGGATCAGCAGTTGGTATGGTGTCAG GTCTTGCTCTTGCTGCACCATTCGAGAACATCTACTTTGGCCAGTGGGGTTATAACTGTGTTTTGGCCTGCATTGCCATTGGTGGGATGTTCTATGCTCTCACATGGCAGACACATCTTCTGGCTGTGGTCTGTG CATTCTTCTGTGCATATCTCGGCTCGGCAATTGCAAATGTGATGTCTACT TTTGGACTCCCAGCATGTACCTGGCCCTTCTGTCTTTCTGCCCTTACTTTCCTTTTGATCACTACGGAGacaaaaaacattcataaactGCCTCTTGCTAAAGTCACCTACCCTGAAAAAAACCTGATATACTTCTGGAAGATGAAGAAAGAGGAAAGAAATGACAAACAAAGGGAAAAACAAGAGAAGATGCAAGTGAAAGATGTAGAATCA